The proteins below are encoded in one region of Alistipes communis:
- a CDS encoding YggS family pyridoxal phosphate-dependent enzyme produces MSIRSQLSDVRETLPEGVTLVAVSKTHAPALIEEAYAAGQRIFGESRPQELAAKYEALPKDIEWHMIGHLQTNKVKLIAPFVALIHSADSERLIRVINDEAIRNGRVIDILLEIHVADEETKSGWTYDALLKYVKSGALAAMKGVRVRGVMGIATYTSNEFRVRLDFELLQQYKKELEAYFDSSFDTLSMGMSDDYPLALDYGTTMVRIGSLIFGKRDYAAAEKEATV; encoded by the coding sequence ATGTCGATCAGAAGTCAATTATCGGACGTGCGGGAGACACTGCCCGAAGGCGTCACGCTGGTGGCCGTATCCAAAACGCACGCCCCGGCCCTCATCGAAGAGGCTTACGCCGCAGGACAACGCATCTTCGGCGAGAGCCGGCCGCAGGAGCTGGCCGCAAAATACGAAGCGTTGCCCAAGGACATCGAATGGCACATGATCGGGCACCTGCAAACCAACAAGGTAAAGCTCATCGCCCCCTTCGTCGCGCTGATCCATTCGGCCGACAGCGAACGGCTCATCCGGGTAATCAACGACGAGGCGATCCGCAACGGCCGCGTAATCGACATTCTGCTCGAAATCCACGTCGCGGACGAGGAGACCAAGTCGGGATGGACCTACGACGCGCTGCTGAAATACGTCAAAAGCGGTGCACTGGCAGCCATGAAAGGCGTCCGCGTGCGCGGCGTCATGGGTATCGCCACCTACACCTCCAACGAATTCCGCGTACGGCTCGACTTCGAACTGCTGCAACAATATAAAAAGGAGCTGGAAGCGTATTTCGACTCCTCGTTCGACACGCTCTCGATGGGCATGTCGGACGACTATCCGCTGGCGCTGGACTACGGAACGACGATGGTACGCATCGGGTCGCTCATCTTCGGCAAACGCGACTACGCGGCCGCTGAAAAAGAGGCGACGGTCTGA
- a CDS encoding C69 family dipeptidase, translated as MKKPLFCLLTVLTPFLLLESTPAGACTNFIVTRGASTDSTTLVSYSADSHALYGCLYKFNAPKGGFRPGEMLSVYEWDTGRYLGDIPQVEHPYSTVGNMNEHSLIITETTYGGRGELADSTGRMDYGSMIYITLQRARTAREAIRVMADLADTYGYASEGESFSIADADEAWIMEVIGKGFEPDGKGGNARKGIVWVARRIPDGYVSGHANQARITTFPLDDPDNCLYSPDVISFAREMGYYEGPDAEFSFCDAYAPADFSALRACEARVWSFFRRVADGMDTYTDYAMGHNPANRMPLWVKPSKKVSPKEVFDAMRDHYEGTPMDMTRDLGAGGCGLPYRWRPMSFEVDGTEYVNERATATQQTGFWLVAQANRAAGDDLGILWFGVDDAATSCLTPIYCSIDRVPECLSENNGSMLKYSPTSMFWLFNRVTNFAYLRYDRMSKDLQAVADRWENRVLGEVREVTAEARKLEGEARVKYVTDYSVMMAQTLFDLWKQMDEYLLVKYIDGNVKGETEPGKFKDNGNGRDIPGEILFPGYDEKWQRAVAADNGETLKVIKN; from the coding sequence ATGAAGAAGCCTTTATTTTGTCTGCTGACGGTCTTGACGCCGTTCCTTTTGCTCGAAAGCACTCCTGCCGGAGCGTGTACCAACTTCATCGTCACGCGCGGCGCTTCGACCGATTCGACGACGCTGGTGAGCTATTCCGCCGATTCGCATGCGCTGTACGGCTGCCTCTATAAGTTCAACGCACCGAAGGGCGGGTTCCGTCCGGGCGAAATGCTCTCCGTCTACGAGTGGGACACGGGGCGTTATCTGGGCGACATCCCGCAGGTGGAACATCCCTATTCCACGGTGGGGAACATGAATGAACATTCGCTCATCATCACCGAAACGACCTACGGCGGCCGCGGCGAACTGGCCGATTCGACGGGACGCATGGACTACGGTTCGATGATCTACATCACGCTGCAACGCGCCCGCACGGCGCGCGAGGCGATCCGCGTGATGGCCGATTTGGCCGATACCTACGGCTATGCGTCGGAAGGCGAGTCGTTTTCGATCGCCGATGCGGACGAGGCGTGGATCATGGAGGTGATCGGCAAGGGTTTCGAACCGGACGGCAAGGGCGGCAACGCCCGCAAGGGAATCGTGTGGGTGGCGCGCCGCATTCCCGACGGTTATGTGTCGGGCCATGCCAATCAGGCGCGCATCACGACCTTCCCGCTCGACGATCCCGATAACTGCCTCTATTCGCCCGACGTGATCTCGTTCGCCCGCGAGATGGGGTACTACGAGGGACCGGATGCGGAGTTCAGTTTCTGCGACGCTTATGCGCCGGCCGATTTCTCGGCGCTGCGTGCCTGCGAAGCCCGCGTGTGGAGTTTTTTCCGTCGCGTGGCCGACGGAATGGACACCTATACCGACTACGCGATGGGGCACAATCCCGCCAACCGGATGCCGCTGTGGGTGAAACCTTCGAAAAAGGTCTCTCCCAAGGAGGTATTCGATGCCATGCGTGACCACTACGAGGGGACGCCGATGGACATGACCAGGGATCTGGGTGCCGGCGGCTGCGGGCTGCCGTATCGCTGGCGGCCGATGTCGTTCGAAGTCGACGGTACGGAGTACGTCAACGAACGCGCCACGGCCACGCAGCAGACCGGTTTCTGGCTGGTGGCGCAGGCGAACCGTGCGGCGGGCGACGATCTGGGGATTCTGTGGTTCGGCGTCGACGATGCCGCCACGTCGTGTCTTACGCCGATCTATTGCTCGATCGATCGCGTGCCCGAATGTCTGAGCGAAAACAACGGGTCGATGTTGAAGTATTCCCCCACGTCGATGTTCTGGCTCTTCAACCGCGTCACGAATTTCGCCTACCTGCGCTACGACCGCATGTCGAAGGATTTGCAGGCGGTAGCCGATCGGTGGGAGAATCGGGTGCTCGGCGAGGTGCGCGAGGTCACGGCCGAGGCGCGGAAGCTCGAAGGGGAGGCGCGCGTGAAGTACGTGACCGACTATTCGGTGATGATGGCCCAGACCTTGTTCGATCTGTGGAAGCAGATGGACGAATATTTGCTGGTGAAGTACATCGACGGCAATGTGAAGGGCGAGACCGAACCCGGCAAATTCAAGGATAACGGCAACGGCCGCGATATCCCGGGCGAAATACTTTTCCCGGGTTACGACGAGAAGTGGCAGCGCGCCGTGGCGGCCGACAACGGCGAGACGTTGAAAGTAATTAAAAATTAA
- the obgE gene encoding GTPase ObgE, which yields MAGSNFVDYVKIFARSGHGGAGSAHFRREKFVAFGGPDGGDGGRGGSIVLQGDSQYWTLIHLKYQRHQFAEDGEGGSGARSSGKDARDIVIPVPLGTVAKRVVENEQGETELVPVGEVTADGERLVLLKGGRGGLGNWHFKSATNQAPRYAQPGEEGDEGAFVLELKVLADVGLVGFPNAGKSTLLSVVSAAKPKIANYAFTTLEPNLGIVECRDGKSFVMADIPGIIEGAHEGRGLGLRFLRHIERNSVLLFMVPADADDIRREYEILLGELTQYNPELLDKQRLLAVTKSDMLDEQLIAEMRTHLPEGIPALFISSVTGYNIPQLKDLLWEALHK from the coding sequence ATGGCTGGTTCGAACTTTGTAGACTACGTGAAGATTTTCGCCCGTTCGGGGCACGGCGGTGCCGGTTCGGCGCATTTCCGTCGGGAGAAGTTCGTCGCCTTCGGCGGCCCCGATGGCGGCGACGGCGGACGGGGCGGCAGCATCGTTTTGCAGGGCGACAGTCAGTATTGGACGCTCATCCACCTCAAATACCAGCGCCACCAGTTCGCCGAGGACGGCGAGGGCGGGTCGGGTGCCCGTTCGTCGGGCAAAGATGCGCGCGACATCGTCATCCCCGTGCCGCTGGGCACGGTGGCCAAGCGTGTCGTGGAGAACGAGCAGGGCGAGACGGAGTTGGTGCCCGTGGGCGAGGTGACGGCCGACGGCGAGCGGCTGGTACTGCTCAAAGGCGGCCGCGGAGGACTGGGCAACTGGCACTTCAAGAGTGCGACGAATCAGGCGCCGCGTTATGCGCAGCCGGGCGAGGAGGGCGACGAAGGGGCTTTCGTATTGGAGTTGAAGGTGCTCGCCGACGTCGGGCTGGTCGGATTCCCGAATGCCGGCAAGTCGACGCTGCTGTCGGTCGTGTCGGCAGCCAAGCCCAAGATCGCCAACTACGCCTTCACGACGCTCGAACCCAATCTAGGTATCGTCGAGTGTCGTGACGGCAAGTCGTTCGTCATGGCCGACATCCCGGGCATCATCGAGGGGGCGCACGAGGGGCGCGGACTGGGGCTGCGCTTCCTGCGCCATATCGAGCGTAATTCGGTGCTGTTGTTCATGGTGCCGGCCGATGCCGACGATATTCGCCGCGAGTACGAAATCCTGCTGGGCGAGTTGACGCAGTACAATCCGGAGTTGCTGGACAAGCAGCGGTTACTGGCCGTGACGAAGAGCGACATGCTCGACGAGCAGTTGATCGCCGAGATGCGGACGCACCTGCCCGAAGGGATTCCGGCGCTTTTCATCTCATCGGTGACGGGATACAACATTCCGCAGTTGAAGGATCTGCTGTGGGAGGCGCTGCATAAGTAA
- a CDS encoding MGMT family protein gives MGEFDAEIYDIVRQIPPGRVVTYGQLARLAQRPRWARRAGRALANAPEGLPCHRVVNSSGRLAPGWPAQRELLEREGVTFRRNGCVDLSKHLWEEIAPIA, from the coding sequence ATGGGGGAGTTCGACGCCGAAATTTACGATATCGTCCGCCAGATACCGCCGGGCAGGGTCGTGACTTACGGACAGTTGGCGCGGCTCGCGCAGCGTCCCCGTTGGGCGCGGCGGGCGGGACGGGCGCTGGCGAATGCTCCCGAAGGATTGCCCTGTCACCGCGTCGTGAACAGCAGCGGAAGGCTTGCGCCCGGATGGCCGGCTCAGCGGGAGTTGTTGGAGCGCGAGGGCGTGACGTTTCGCCGCAACGGCTGTGTCGATCTTTCGAAACACCTGTGGGAGGAAATCGCACCGATTGCATGA
- a CDS encoding TonB-dependent receptor — translation MLLRCSGALAQAFDDEPYYPFAPYEEERMPELESDSLLFYRAVQQADDLWAEVSAFRFSAVSYRRRGEDYALSPVLLEGAEVSWRYLTALRRLQAETRYVAGARPQVGRLSVGTGATAVSLTEYDPVPGGALALRAATRNYRAGAEGSLAFELPRRWHLAVTVDGRFGRDALVDGVYTRQTTAALRVGRRTRGDGYWTAVFVVPFAERGLRSSSVEEAFMLRGSNYYNPAWGRQAGDVRNSRVRREGLPLGIAAYCGRIGGSTLLRASAAVETGIRRQSSLAWYDASTPRPDNYHYLPSYFTGEAFEAVDAVWRAGDERYTQIDWAELYRRNRMQPDGEALYALEDRVERPLRMQTAIRIESEVDPQLTVACALRVDYDAPRRYKQLRDLLGAGRLTDIDHFLLDDATYSNRLQNDLRHPDRTVGEGDRFGYDYRTVRCEVAADGVVRYRSDRWTAEFGASVGRCVVRRRGFYEKELFPGAGSYGGSSRLRFTPYALRASAGYAFSSRSYLEISASASAAVPDVEDLFLQPLYNNRTVDDPSLSRRYGAELGFVRTGGAFELRVTGYLAATRDGIRTTRFFDDLSYEYCDMTVRGIGRLDYGAEAAARLRLTWNWSLSAAVGAGSHTYATNPSVWLYTDAGNELRADGVTSYMSGLRPGGTASLAATAGVHYFGRSGWYFSADASLVAGRWVAPSFHYRTSRVANQASDSPETFALFMEQERLDDSFTADVSAGRMWRLGASRLSVTLSVRNLLDDRRTVYSAYESDRVRRLRSGAESFYRPFATSLLYAYGRSATLTVSYKF, via the coding sequence TTGTTGTTGCGCTGTTCGGGCGCGCTTGCGCAGGCGTTCGACGACGAACCCTATTACCCCTTTGCACCCTACGAGGAGGAGCGGATGCCCGAATTGGAGAGCGATTCGCTGCTTTTTTACCGTGCCGTGCAGCAGGCTGACGACCTTTGGGCAGAGGTGTCGGCATTCCGCTTTTCGGCTGTTTCGTATCGCCGGCGGGGCGAAGACTATGCCTTGTCGCCCGTTTTGCTGGAAGGTGCGGAGGTGTCGTGGCGTTATCTGACCGCGCTTCGGCGGTTGCAGGCCGAGACGCGGTATGTCGCCGGTGCACGTCCGCAGGTCGGGAGGCTTTCGGTCGGTACCGGAGCGACGGCGGTGTCGCTCACCGAATACGATCCGGTGCCGGGCGGGGCGCTGGCCCTGCGTGCGGCGACCCGCAACTATCGCGCCGGTGCCGAAGGCTCGCTGGCGTTCGAACTGCCCCGCAGGTGGCACCTGGCCGTGACTGTCGACGGGCGTTTCGGGCGCGATGCGCTCGTCGACGGCGTTTATACGCGGCAGACGACGGCCGCCCTGCGCGTCGGCCGCCGCACGAGGGGCGACGGATACTGGACGGCGGTGTTCGTCGTGCCGTTTGCCGAGCGCGGTTTGCGTTCCTCTTCGGTGGAGGAGGCGTTTATGCTGCGGGGTTCCAATTACTACAATCCCGCATGGGGTCGTCAGGCGGGCGATGTGCGTAACAGCAGGGTGCGGCGCGAGGGGTTGCCGCTGGGTATCGCCGCTTATTGCGGCCGGATCGGCGGGTCGACGCTGTTGCGGGCATCCGCCGCAGTCGAGACGGGCATACGGCGCCAGAGTTCGCTGGCCTGGTACGACGCTTCGACGCCCCGTCCCGACAACTACCATTACCTGCCCAGTTACTTCACGGGCGAGGCGTTCGAGGCCGTCGACGCCGTGTGGCGCGCCGGCGACGAACGCTATACGCAGATCGACTGGGCGGAGCTCTACCGCCGTAACCGGATGCAGCCTGACGGCGAGGCGCTCTATGCCCTCGAAGATCGGGTGGAACGTCCGCTGCGGATGCAGACGGCGATTCGTATCGAGTCCGAGGTCGATCCACAGTTGACCGTCGCCTGCGCGCTCAGGGTCGATTACGATGCGCCGCGCCGGTATAAACAGTTGCGCGACCTGCTGGGTGCCGGCCGTCTGACCGACATCGATCATTTCCTGCTCGACGACGCGACCTACTCCAACCGTTTGCAGAACGACCTGCGCCACCCCGACCGGACGGTGGGCGAAGGCGACCGTTTCGGCTACGACTACCGCACCGTCCGCTGCGAGGTCGCGGCCGACGGTGTGGTGCGCTACCGTTCGGACCGGTGGACGGCGGAGTTCGGCGCAAGCGTGGGGCGCTGCGTCGTCCGGCGGCGCGGATTCTATGAGAAGGAGTTGTTTCCGGGCGCCGGCTCCTACGGCGGTTCTTCGCGGTTGCGGTTCACACCCTACGCGTTGCGGGCCAGCGCCGGCTATGCCTTTTCATCGCGCAGCTATCTCGAAATCTCGGCGTCGGCGTCGGCCGCGGTGCCCGACGTGGAGGATCTGTTTTTGCAGCCGCTCTACAACAACCGGACGGTGGACGATCCGTCCCTGTCGCGCCGCTACGGTGCCGAACTGGGTTTCGTCCGCACGGGCGGGGCCTTCGAGCTGCGGGTGACGGGCTACCTCGCGGCGACGCGGGATGGAATCCGCACTACCCGTTTTTTCGACGACCTCTCCTACGAATACTGCGATATGACGGTGCGCGGCATCGGCCGGCTCGATTACGGCGCCGAGGCGGCGGCCCGACTGCGCCTTACGTGGAATTGGAGCCTGTCGGCCGCCGTCGGTGCGGGCAGCCACACCTATGCGACGAATCCTTCGGTATGGCTCTACACCGATGCGGGCAACGAGCTCCGCGCCGACGGCGTCACGAGTTACATGAGCGGTCTTCGGCCCGGCGGCACGGCCTCGCTGGCCGCGACGGCAGGCGTGCATTATTTCGGCCGTTCGGGGTGGTATTTCTCTGCCGATGCGTCGCTGGTCGCCGGACGATGGGTCGCGCCGTCGTTCCATTACCGGACTTCGCGTGTGGCGAACCAGGCCTCCGATTCGCCCGAAACATTCGCTCTTTTCATGGAGCAGGAGCGGCTGGACGACTCCTTTACGGCCGATGTCTCGGCGGGGAGAATGTGGCGGCTGGGCGCGTCGAGACTGTCGGTCACGCTGTCGGTACGCAACCTGCTCGACGACCGTCGCACGGTCTACTCCGCCTACGAGTCCGATCGGGTGCGGCGCCTGCGCAGCGGTGCCGAGTCCTTTTACCGTCCGTTCGCTACGAGCCTGCTCTATGCCTACGGCCGCAGCGCGACGTTGACCGTGAGTTATAAATTCTAA
- the ald gene encoding alanine dehydrogenase → MIVGIPKEIKNNEYRVSLTPAGAMELVRRGHTVYIQSGAGVDSGFADKEYQAVGAKLLPSIEEVYATAEMIIKVKEPIAPEYGLVRPGQLLFTYFHFASSEALTRAMIASGAVCCAYETVERSDRSLPLLIPMSEVAGRMAAQEGRYFLEKPRGGKGILLGGVPGVKPAKVFVIGAGVVGTAAARTAAGTGADVTICDVSLRRLTYLADVMPRNVKTLMSSEYNIREELKHADLVVGSVLIPGAKAPKLVTRDMLKLMEPGTVMVDVAIDQGGCFETSRPTTHEDPVYYVDGILHYCVANIPGAVPYTSTLALTNATLPYALQLADKGWRRACAENEELRLGLNIVEGKVVYRSVAEAWGLPYEPLQS, encoded by the coding sequence ATGATCGTCGGAATTCCAAAGGAAATTAAGAACAACGAGTATCGCGTATCGCTTACGCCGGCCGGAGCCATGGAGCTCGTTCGGCGGGGGCATACGGTCTACATCCAGAGCGGAGCGGGCGTCGACAGCGGATTCGCGGACAAGGAGTATCAGGCCGTGGGGGCGAAACTGCTGCCCTCGATCGAGGAGGTCTACGCAACGGCCGAGATGATTATCAAGGTCAAGGAGCCGATCGCACCGGAGTACGGGCTGGTTCGTCCGGGACAGCTGCTTTTCACCTATTTCCATTTCGCCAGCAGCGAGGCGCTCACGCGGGCCATGATCGCGTCGGGCGCCGTGTGCTGCGCCTACGAGACGGTCGAACGCAGCGACCGTTCGCTGCCGCTGCTGATCCCCATGTCGGAGGTCGCGGGCCGCATGGCCGCGCAGGAGGGACGCTACTTCCTCGAAAAGCCGCGCGGCGGCAAGGGAATCCTGCTGGGCGGCGTGCCGGGCGTGAAGCCGGCCAAGGTCTTCGTCATCGGCGCGGGCGTGGTCGGTACGGCAGCGGCGCGCACGGCGGCCGGAACGGGTGCCGACGTCACGATCTGCGACGTCTCGCTGCGGCGGCTTACCTATCTGGCGGACGTGATGCCCCGGAATGTCAAGACGCTCATGTCGTCCGAGTACAACATCCGCGAGGAGCTCAAACACGCCGATCTGGTGGTCGGGTCGGTGCTGATTCCGGGTGCCAAGGCGCCGAAGCTGGTGACGCGCGACATGTTGAAACTGATGGAGCCGGGTACGGTCATGGTCGACGTAGCGATCGATCAGGGCGGCTGCTTCGAGACGTCGCGGCCCACGACGCACGAAGATCCGGTCTACTATGTCGACGGCATCCTGCACTACTGCGTGGCCAACATCCCCGGTGCGGTGCCCTATACGTCGACGCTCGCGCTGACCAATGCCACGCTGCCCTATGCCTTGCAACTGGCCGACAAGGGGTGGCGGCGCGCCTGCGCCGAGAACGAAGAGCTGCGGCTCGGTCTGAACATCGTCGAAGGGAAGGTCGTCTACCGCTCGGTGGCCGAAGCGTGGGGGCTTCCCTACGAGCCGCTGCAAAGTTGA
- a CDS encoding HAD family hydrolase — MIKNLVFDFGGIIADFEFSRALAAFERVGLKNPAEYLDSYHQRGFFRELESGRIGADEFVRRLGECAGREVSYAEAREAWLGFFLLPVSLERLACLEELRRDYRLYVLSNTNPFVMDWARSSEFSPAGKPLDAYFDKLFLSYEMKCMKPDRAIFDRMAAEAPLVPAETLFIDDSAANAAAGAALGYRTFCPRSNSDWREEVRRILGAGV, encoded by the coding sequence ATGATCAAGAATCTTGTTTTCGACTTCGGGGGGATCATCGCCGACTTCGAGTTTTCGCGGGCGCTGGCGGCGTTCGAACGCGTCGGACTGAAAAATCCGGCGGAATATCTGGACAGCTATCACCAGCGCGGGTTCTTCCGCGAACTCGAAAGCGGCCGGATCGGGGCCGACGAATTCGTCCGGCGGCTGGGCGAGTGCGCCGGTCGGGAGGTGAGTTATGCCGAGGCGCGCGAGGCGTGGCTGGGGTTCTTCCTGCTGCCGGTTTCGCTCGAACGACTGGCCTGTTTGGAGGAGTTGCGCCGCGACTACCGGCTCTATGTGCTGAGCAACACCAATCCCTTCGTGATGGACTGGGCGCGCAGCAGCGAATTTTCGCCTGCCGGAAAGCCGCTCGACGCCTATTTCGACAAGTTGTTCCTCTCCTACGAGATGAAGTGCATGAAACCCGATCGGGCGATTTTCGACCGCATGGCGGCCGAGGCCCCGCTCGTTCCTGCCGAGACGCTCTTCATCGACGACAGCGCGGCCAATGCCGCCGCCGGCGCGGCGTTGGGTTATCGGACCTTCTGCCCGCGCAGCAATTCCGACTGGCGGGAGGAGGTCCGGCGGATACTCGGAGCCGGCGTCTGA
- a CDS encoding TonB-dependent receptor domain-containing protein, whose product MKKRTLLLLLSLLPLSMTAQQKFLLRGQVVDAANDSPVSFATTALLRDSTAVAAVAADAQGRFELSAEAAGDYRLQITMVGYNPETQPVTLRTAATDAGTIRLRQGVDIDQVTVTIQKPLVTADAEKTTYSVEDDPQAASSTLEEILRKVPQLTIDAEGNVKLNGQSDFKVLVNGRSSAMFKNFKDVIRSMPASQIKKIEVITEPSMKYDAEGAGGIINIITARKEFDGYNGSLNYNTGLDTRQQYGGASLSVQKGKFAASVQAFFFQMNRRNRPYTSESRRENFASEQQRYHTSESTGYGKGHNEYVTLNLSYQPDTLNLVTLEGSLWTGAWKNSSDTRIRMSDAAETPTVAYDTHDYDNYPYTGFQVGANYERRFRKPEHTLTVSDMVEIDPDKGYNLVTYDGVLNYPSSQLYKRHTSRSFTNTFQLDYYNPLAEHHYVEAGSKYIYRINKGYQNEIPWIDPVGFDPTNTTKYDDLRQRQQIFSLYFGYGLKFSKVSARAGVRMERTWNHADADNSREGIYDYGNRLLNFIPYLSFTYKPRDGHNLSLSYTERLRRPSISMLSTYLDDSDPYNTSQGNPDLEASTTHTLSLKYNYFSPKWSGTFTLSGHLSNDGISSWTSVDDQGVSHTTYSNNVRERTASARLSVNYSPSEKFSFALNGRGGYSHYRLPQEEISTEEFTFDQNLNMNIALWKAATVSLGEGYNSGSANLGRKSGDYFYSYATLSQKFFDKKLQISVSCYNPFTKYQTYSSTAQTPTYRSQSRSRNHSRQFSIGAYWRFGKQNVQVRKTRKSISNDDMMDGGNKQGGKQ is encoded by the coding sequence ATGAAAAAACGAACGCTTCTCCTGCTGCTGTCTCTCCTGCCTCTGAGCATGACCGCACAGCAGAAATTCCTGCTGCGCGGCCAAGTCGTCGACGCAGCGAACGACTCCCCCGTGAGCTTCGCCACGACGGCCCTGCTGCGCGATTCGACGGCCGTCGCCGCCGTCGCCGCCGATGCGCAGGGGCGGTTCGAACTCTCGGCGGAGGCCGCGGGCGATTACCGCCTGCAAATCACCATGGTGGGCTACAATCCCGAAACGCAGCCCGTCACGCTCCGCACTGCCGCGACCGATGCCGGTACGATCCGCTTGCGGCAGGGCGTGGACATCGACCAGGTGACGGTCACCATCCAGAAACCGCTCGTCACGGCCGACGCCGAGAAAACGACCTACTCGGTCGAAGACGATCCGCAGGCCGCATCGTCGACGCTCGAAGAGATCCTGCGCAAAGTGCCGCAGCTGACCATCGACGCCGAGGGCAACGTGAAGCTCAACGGACAGAGCGATTTCAAGGTGCTGGTCAACGGACGGTCGTCGGCGATGTTCAAGAATTTCAAGGACGTGATCCGCAGTATGCCCGCCTCGCAGATCAAGAAGATCGAAGTCATCACCGAACCCTCGATGAAATACGACGCCGAAGGCGCGGGCGGCATCATCAACATCATCACCGCCCGCAAGGAGTTCGACGGCTACAACGGCAGCCTCAACTACAACACGGGACTCGACACCCGCCAGCAATACGGCGGAGCCTCCCTCTCCGTCCAGAAGGGCAAGTTCGCCGCTTCGGTCCAGGCGTTCTTCTTTCAGATGAACCGCAGGAACCGCCCCTACACATCGGAAAGCCGGCGCGAGAATTTCGCCTCCGAACAGCAGCGCTACCACACCTCCGAATCGACCGGCTACGGCAAGGGCCACAACGAATACGTCACGCTGAACCTGAGCTACCAACCCGATACGCTCAACCTCGTCACCCTCGAAGGATCGCTTTGGACAGGCGCATGGAAGAACAGCTCCGACACCCGGATCCGCATGTCCGACGCCGCCGAAACGCCGACCGTCGCCTACGACACGCACGACTACGACAACTACCCCTACACGGGATTTCAGGTCGGCGCCAACTACGAGCGGCGTTTCCGCAAGCCCGAACATACGCTCACTGTTTCGGACATGGTCGAGATCGACCCCGACAAGGGTTACAATCTCGTCACCTACGACGGCGTGCTGAACTACCCCTCTTCGCAACTCTACAAGCGCCATACGAGCCGGAGCTTCACGAACACCTTCCAGCTCGACTACTACAACCCGCTCGCGGAACACCACTACGTCGAAGCCGGCAGCAAATATATCTACCGGATCAACAAAGGCTACCAGAACGAGATCCCGTGGATCGATCCCGTCGGGTTCGATCCGACGAACACGACCAAGTACGACGACCTGCGGCAGCGGCAGCAGATCTTCTCGCTCTATTTCGGCTACGGGTTGAAATTCTCGAAGGTATCGGCGCGTGCCGGCGTGCGCATGGAGCGCACGTGGAACCATGCCGACGCCGACAACAGCCGGGAGGGAATCTACGATTACGGCAACCGCCTGCTGAACTTCATCCCCTACCTCAGCTTCACCTACAAACCGCGCGACGGGCACAACCTCTCGCTCTCGTATACCGAACGGCTGCGCCGTCCCTCGATCTCGATGCTGTCGACCTACCTCGACGACAGCGACCCTTACAATACCTCGCAGGGCAACCCCGATCTGGAAGCATCGACGACACATACGCTGTCGCTCAAATACAACTATTTCTCCCCCAAATGGAGCGGCACCTTCACCCTGTCGGGCCACCTGTCGAACGACGGCATTTCGAGCTGGACGAGCGTCGACGACCAGGGCGTCTCGCACACGACGTACAGCAACAACGTGCGCGAGCGCACGGCCAGCGCACGGCTTTCGGTCAACTACTCCCCCTCGGAGAAGTTCTCCTTCGCGCTGAACGGGCGGGGCGGTTACAGCCACTACCGGCTGCCCCAAGAGGAGATCTCCACCGAGGAGTTCACCTTCGACCAGAACCTCAACATGAACATCGCGCTCTGGAAAGCGGCCACCGTTTCGCTGGGCGAAGGATACAACAGCGGCAGCGCGAACCTGGGCCGCAAGTCGGGCGACTACTTCTACTCCTATGCCACCCTTTCGCAGAAGTTCTTCGACAAGAAGTTGCAGATTTCGGTCAGCTGCTACAACCCCTTCACCAAATACCAGACGTACAGCTCCACGGCGCAAACCCCGACCTATCGCTCGCAGAGCCGCAGCCGCAACCATTCGCGCCAGTTCTCGATCGGCGCCTACTGGCGCTTCGGAAAGCAGAACGTACAGGTCAGGAAAACCCGCAAGTCGATCTCCAACGACGACATGATGGACGGCGGCAACAAGCAGGGCGGCAAACAGTAG